One Rhizobiales bacterium GAS188 DNA window includes the following coding sequences:
- a CDS encoding Transposase zinc-binding domain-containing protein produces the protein MPRPVLEVADIFRAHGQAWREANAGHVSLGQLKVMAAIENCRTAALGGHVARCEDCAHTIIAYNSCRNRHCPKCQGAAARTWLAEREVELLPVAYYHLVFTLPAAVADIAYQNKATVYDILFKVSSETLITIAADPKHLGARVGAVSVLHTWGSALTHHPHIHMIAPGGGLSLDGLRWVACRPGFFLPVRVLSRLFRRLFLEKLMAAFDAGRLQFFGAHADLSARAAFTAFLAPLRTVEWVVYAKRPFGGPEAVLAYLSRYTHRVAISNARLTALQEGAVAFKWKDYRIKGRDRHKTMRLAVPEFIRRFLIHVLPSGFHRIRHCGLFASGVRAHNIALARRLLAVAAQARQDGGVNDPGDADPPTPSRPCPCCGGRMIIIETFERAGAQRPASHSQIRIDTS, from the coding sequence GTGCCGCGTCCCGTCCTGGAGGTCGCGGATATCTTCCGCGCCCACGGCCAGGCTTGGCGTGAGGCCAACGCCGGCCATGTGAGTCTTGGCCAATTGAAAGTGATGGCGGCGATCGAGAACTGCCGCACGGCGGCGCTCGGCGGTCATGTCGCGCGTTGCGAGGATTGCGCTCACACGATCATCGCTTACAACTCGTGTCGTAACCGTCATTGTCCGAAGTGTCAGGGCGCGGCGGCCAGAACGTGGCTCGCCGAGCGCGAAGTCGAACTCTTGCCCGTTGCCTATTATCACCTCGTGTTCACGCTGCCGGCCGCCGTCGCCGACATCGCCTATCAGAACAAGGCGACGGTCTATGACATTCTGTTCAAGGTGTCGTCCGAAACGCTGATCACGATCGCGGCCGATCCAAAACACTTGGGCGCGCGCGTCGGCGCCGTATCCGTTCTCCACACCTGGGGATCGGCGCTCACGCATCATCCGCACATTCACATGATCGCGCCGGGGGGCGGCCTCTCGCTGGATGGTCTGCGGTGGGTCGCCTGCCGGCCCGGCTTCTTTCTGCCGGTGCGGGTTCTTTCTCGGCTGTTCCGTCGTCTCTTCCTCGAAAAGCTCATGGCCGCGTTCGACGCCGGCCGCCTGCAGTTTTTTGGCGCCCACGCCGACCTTTCGGCGCGCGCTGCATTCACGGCCTTTCTGGCGCCGTTGCGCACGGTGGAATGGGTTGTCTACGCCAAGCGACCCTTTGGCGGACCCGAGGCCGTGCTGGCTTATCTCTCCCGCTACACACATCGCGTCGCCATATCCAACGCCCGGCTGACCGCGCTCCAAGAGGGCGCCGTTGCGTTCAAATGGAAAGACTATCGGATCAAGGGGCGTGATCGCCACAAGACGATGAGGCTCGCCGTCCCAGAGTTCATCCGCCGCTTTCTCATTCACGTCCTGCCGAGCGGCTTCCACCGCATTCGCCATTGCGGCCTATTCGCCAGCGGCGTCCGCGCGCACAATATTGCCCTCGCGCGCCGGTTGCTCGCGGTTGCCGCGCAGGCCCGTCAAGACGGCGGCGTCAATGACCCCGGCGACGCCGATCCGCCCACCCCTTCGCGTCCATGCCCATGCTGCGGTGGCCGCATGATCATCATCGAGACCTTCGAACGCGCAGGCGCTCAGCGCCCCGCTTCGCACAGCCAGATCAGGATCGACACATCATGA
- a CDS encoding Uncharacterized membrane protein — MMTQLAFSPFIPGWALAASLGLALLLTLPFVLVRRRTAIWRALGFAALLLALANPRLVIENREKLRDTAVLVVDRTGSQTIAERPRQMQAARAEMQRRLAAIEGLDVRVVEVADGGKDEGTQLFRALSSAIGDLPRERIAGVIAITDGVVHDVPADAAALGFAGPLHALITGHPRERDRRIELVEAPRFGLVNKDAIIRARVVDPGFSDPVPLAVSVDGQRISSSEVRPGEVVSIPVPIAHAGRIVVEIDAGAAPDELTLRNNKAVVVIDGVRERLRVLLVSGAPHAGERVWRNLLKSDPSVDLVHFTILRPPEKSDGTPINELALIAFPQKELFEEKLHDFDLVIFDRFTNNITLPQRYFGNIADYVRGGGALLISAGPEFIGRTGLWNTQLESVLPAIPDGRIIETPYRPHVGIEGQRHPVTRDLPNWNSKDQPWGDWLRAIGARVRDGHVVLDGPDETALLDLARVGDGRVGLFLTDQLWLWPRGYEGGGPYLDLLRRMSHWLMKEPELDEEALRATADGHQVLVERQTLADSVAPVEITAPSGAASTLTLAKAEEGLWKGAFTAAEEGLYRLKQGDQTALVSAGAADSKEFQDVISDTERLRPIAEATGGSVRRIATNATGDIHLPAVVSVTRSSAASGADFIGLRSSDSYVVTGLSIWPLFLGFAGLALIGPLLAAAWFFEARGMGRKAGA; from the coding sequence ATGATGACGCAGCTCGCCTTCTCACCTTTCATCCCCGGGTGGGCCTTGGCGGCGAGCCTTGGGCTCGCGCTCCTCTTGACCTTGCCTTTCGTGCTGGTGCGCCGGCGCACCGCCATCTGGCGCGCGCTCGGCTTCGCGGCGCTGCTGCTGGCGCTCGCCAATCCGCGCCTGGTGATCGAGAACCGCGAGAAGCTGCGCGACACGGCGGTGCTCGTCGTCGATCGCACCGGCTCGCAGACGATCGCCGAGCGTCCCCGGCAGATGCAGGCGGCGCGCGCCGAGATGCAGCGGCGCCTCGCGGCGATCGAGGGGCTGGATGTGCGCGTCGTCGAGGTCGCCGATGGCGGCAAGGATGAGGGCACCCAGTTGTTCCGGGCGTTGTCCAGCGCGATCGGCGACCTGCCGCGCGAGCGCATCGCCGGCGTCATCGCGATCACCGACGGCGTCGTCCATGACGTGCCGGCCGATGCGGCAGCGCTCGGCTTCGCCGGTCCGCTGCACGCGCTGATCACCGGCCATCCGCGCGAGCGCGACCGGCGCATCGAGCTGGTCGAAGCGCCCCGCTTCGGCCTCGTCAACAAGGATGCGATCATCAGGGCGCGCGTCGTCGATCCGGGGTTCAGCGATCCCGTGCCGCTCGCGGTGAGCGTCGACGGTCAGCGCATCTCGTCGAGCGAGGTGCGCCCCGGCGAGGTGGTCTCGATCCCGGTGCCGATCGCTCATGCCGGGCGTATCGTCGTCGAGATCGATGCCGGCGCGGCCCCGGACGAGCTGACCTTGCGCAACAACAAGGCGGTCGTGGTCATCGACGGCGTGCGCGAAAGGCTGCGCGTGCTCCTGGTCTCCGGCGCTCCGCATGCCGGCGAGCGAGTCTGGCGCAACCTCCTGAAATCCGATCCGTCCGTCGATCTGGTGCATTTCACCATCCTGCGCCCGCCGGAAAAGTCCGACGGCACGCCGATCAACGAGCTCGCCCTCATCGCCTTCCCGCAGAAGGAGCTGTTCGAGGAGAAGCTGCATGATTTCGATCTCGTGATCTTCGACCGCTTCACCAACAACATCACCTTGCCGCAGCGCTATTTCGGCAATATCGCCGATTATGTGCGCGGCGGCGGCGCGCTCTTGATCTCGGCCGGCCCCGAATTCATCGGCCGCACCGGACTATGGAACACGCAGCTCGAATCCGTCCTGCCGGCCATACCGGATGGGCGCATCATCGAGACGCCCTATCGGCCCCATGTCGGCATCGAGGGACAACGGCATCCCGTGACCCGCGACCTGCCGAACTGGAACTCCAAAGACCAGCCTTGGGGCGATTGGCTGCGCGCCATCGGCGCCCGGGTGCGCGACGGCCATGTGGTGCTCGACGGGCCGGACGAGACGGCGTTGCTCGATCTGGCGCGCGTCGGGGATGGGCGGGTCGGCCTGTTCCTGACCGACCAGCTCTGGCTGTGGCCGCGCGGCTATGAGGGCGGCGGGCCTTATCTCGATCTCCTGCGGCGCATGTCGCATTGGCTGATGAAGGAGCCCGAGCTCGACGAGGAGGCGCTGCGCGCCACGGCCGACGGGCATCAGGTGCTGGTCGAGCGCCAGACGCTCGCTGACAGCGTCGCGCCGGTCGAGATCACGGCGCCCAGTGGCGCGGCCTCGACATTGACGCTCGCCAAGGCCGAGGAGGGGCTGTGGAAGGGCGCCTTCACGGCCGCCGAAGAGGGGCTCTACCGGCTCAAGCAAGGCGACCAGACGGCGCTGGTCTCGGCAGGCGCCGCCGATTCCAAGGAATTCCAGGACGTCATCTCGGATACCGAGCGGCTGCGCCCGATCGCCGAGGCGACGGGCGGCTCGGTGCGCCGCATCGCGACGAATGCGACGGGCGATATCCATCTGCCGGCCGTGGTCAGCGTGACCCGTTCCTCGGCGGCGAGCGGGGCGGATTTCATCGGCCTGCGCTCGAGCGATTCCTATGTGGTCACGGGCCTGTCGATCTGGCCGCTGTTCCTCGGCTTCGCCGGCCTCGCGCTCATCGGGCCGCTCCTCGCCGCCGCCTGGTTCTTCGAGGCGCGCGGGATGGGGCGGAAGGCGGGGGCTTAG